A single Crateriforma conspicua DNA region contains:
- a CDS encoding NUDIX hydrolase, with the protein MQKKSDEKQLLAGNRFDVHAMELVGSDGKTYIREVVRHPGAVLLLPILDNGDVVMIENYRPTIDQTLLELPAGTREPGEPPEITAERELVEETGYAAGKLQHLHTYFSAPGICDEQMFLYLATDLTAGDAQREAVEQIENRIVPIDQAMQMIRDGQILDAKTIVGLSLYQMMPPTT; encoded by the coding sequence ATGCAAAAAAAATCCGACGAAAAGCAATTGTTGGCGGGAAACCGTTTTGACGTCCATGCGATGGAGCTTGTCGGCAGCGACGGCAAGACGTACATCCGCGAAGTCGTCCGGCACCCCGGTGCGGTCCTGCTGTTGCCGATTTTGGACAACGGCGACGTGGTCATGATTGAAAACTATCGACCGACGATCGACCAGACGTTGTTGGAATTGCCTGCCGGCACACGCGAACCGGGGGAGCCGCCGGAAATCACCGCCGAGCGTGAATTGGTGGAAGAAACCGGGTACGCCGCGGGCAAACTTCAACACCTGCATACGTACTTTTCCGCACCCGGGATTTGCGACGAACAGATGTTCTTGTACTTGGCGACCGATCTGACTGCGGGCGACGCACAGCGTGAAGCCGTCGAACAAATCGAGAACCGAATCGTGCCGATCGACCAAGCGATGCAGATGATCCGCGACGGACAAATCCTGGATGCCAAGACCATCGTCGGCCTCAGCCTGTACCAAATGATGCCTCCCACCACCTAA
- the truB gene encoding tRNA pseudouridine(55) synthase TruB translates to MKFFGFLNCHKPPGMTSRDLVNLGTGAIRKSYRERLAVVVSDTDGSPEQSDAPTPRLKPPKVGHAGTLDPLAEGVLVMGVGPAAKLTSYLQLASKQYQAHFVLGQRSESGDLEQPVQIIDDAPVPTLGELQSAARQLTGRIRQVPPSHSAIKINGRRAYKMARKGVDVPMPARAVDIHELTIQRYEYPNVWLDICCGSGTYIRTLGMDLARQCGTESVMHHLVRTRVGQFELADAMSVQQIREGRCMSLIRPANEGLSHLTTIHLDDEQTWRITNGLSLHVSRTRTTAAGDKEIRDAAAIDPSGDVCAIAQRRSDHWRPTRVFHKRLFTL, encoded by the coding sequence ATGAAGTTCTTTGGTTTCCTGAACTGCCACAAACCCCCGGGAATGACCTCGCGTGACTTGGTCAACCTGGGAACGGGAGCAATACGCAAATCGTATCGCGAGCGTTTGGCCGTTGTCGTTTCCGACACTGACGGTTCGCCCGAACAGTCTGACGCCCCGACGCCCCGCCTGAAACCTCCCAAGGTCGGACACGCCGGCACGCTTGATCCGTTGGCCGAAGGGGTGCTGGTCATGGGCGTCGGCCCGGCCGCCAAGCTGACCAGTTATTTGCAACTGGCGTCCAAACAGTATCAAGCCCATTTCGTCCTGGGGCAGCGGAGCGAATCGGGCGATTTGGAGCAACCAGTCCAGATCATCGACGACGCTCCCGTTCCGACGCTGGGCGAACTTCAATCTGCTGCCCGCCAATTGACCGGCCGCATCCGGCAAGTTCCGCCCAGCCATTCGGCGATCAAAATCAACGGACGCCGTGCCTACAAAATGGCTCGCAAAGGCGTCGACGTGCCGATGCCCGCCCGCGCCGTCGACATTCACGAATTGACCATCCAGCGATACGAGTACCCCAACGTTTGGCTGGACATTTGCTGTGGCAGCGGCACATACATTCGGACGTTGGGCATGGACCTGGCACGGCAGTGCGGTACCGAATCGGTGATGCACCATTTGGTACGGACTCGCGTGGGTCAGTTCGAATTGGCCGACGCGATGTCCGTCCAACAGATTCGTGAAGGCCGGTGCATGTCACTGATTCGGCCCGCCAACGAAGGCTTGTCCCATCTGACCACAATTCACCTGGATGACGAACAGACCTGGCGAATCACCAATGGTCTGTCACTTCACGTTTCGCGAACTCGAACGACCGCCGCGGGCGACAAAGAGATTCGCGATGCGGCCGCGATCGATCCTTCGGGCGACGTTTGCGCGATTGCACAGCGACGCAGCGATCATTGGCGGCCCACGCGGGTGTTTCACAAGCGGCTTTTCACGCTCTAG
- a CDS encoding FtsK/SpoIIIE family DNA translocase: MSEATVEIIKPNEEAPKRQPDMKRDLSAIGLIAATLILTVSLVTRDPADPVESPVWPIDAIYQPDNLAYPGNATITNACGYWGALLSAMVMDAVGIGAALAVAYGGGIATALLIRGRMNAPVLRSLGGCIVLVAVTAAAALSGAQFYGMPVVGAGGYLGAMTSEYLLAHFAPAGAWILTLTVLTTGVLMTTDYALLYAGQKVVGGAARMKNKTLAGAARVLPVRPRRVHEPFADPETAVQLADENVGESTDESGVQVIDDPDAPRSPRIKVRKKPKSSPATSTDEAEDASQSDVQTVDVADDDYTDQYDEGDWEDEADDDDSVTRELDVDGEQVTLRQDEPHEAVKAPTPAPKVKVPNRAKEKRDDRAELYDAMEEDAPAGSEDYVLPPLELLNPSEDVCYDEQLIEVRRKAQLLEEAFRNFNLNVRVVEIETGPVIAQYEIELEAGLRLSKITGLADDIAIALRVPSVRIVAPIPGKNTVGIEVPNETRQVVRLRDVIEESGDQAAKMNIPVFLGQDVSGNPMVVDLAKMPHLLIAGRTGTGKSVCLNAIISSVLMCCRPDEVRMLMIDPKMVELSGYGQLPHLMHPVITDMKKAEAILAWAVEKMEERYSLLAKVGVRHINSFNDLGREEVLRRLEVEEEDGGDNVPDKLPFIVIVADEMADLMMTAGKDVEQHIIRLAQKSRAVGIHLILATQKPTVDVITGLIKSNLPARLSFQVASKTDSRVVLDENGADKLLGNGDMLFLWPGTSTLIRGQGTYLSDKEIDDVCAHCSRGEQNFVGELMNLKVTEDGEEGGDLDVNNLRKKDELYESAIEVVVREQRGSISLIQRCLGIGYGRAARLIDYMEEDGIVSAYNGQKSREVIISPEQWQQMQGIEVEDSESDGDDESHEDAYEHAADGEYVDYDE; the protein is encoded by the coding sequence ATGTCCGAAGCCACCGTCGAGATCATCAAGCCGAACGAGGAAGCGCCGAAACGGCAGCCCGACATGAAGCGGGATCTGTCGGCGATCGGGCTGATCGCTGCGACACTGATTTTGACCGTGTCGTTGGTCACACGTGACCCGGCCGACCCTGTGGAATCACCGGTCTGGCCGATCGACGCGATCTATCAGCCCGACAACCTGGCATATCCAGGCAACGCGACGATCACCAATGCGTGCGGATACTGGGGTGCATTGCTTTCGGCCATGGTGATGGATGCGGTCGGAATCGGCGCCGCGTTGGCAGTGGCCTACGGCGGTGGTATTGCCACGGCACTGCTGATCCGCGGCCGGATGAACGCGCCGGTGCTGCGTTCGCTTGGCGGATGCATTGTTTTGGTGGCCGTCACGGCGGCCGCAGCACTCAGCGGGGCTCAGTTTTATGGAATGCCGGTGGTTGGTGCCGGAGGCTACTTGGGTGCGATGACGTCGGAATACCTGCTGGCTCACTTTGCCCCGGCGGGTGCATGGATTTTGACCCTGACCGTGCTGACCACCGGCGTCTTGATGACCACCGACTACGCCTTGTTGTACGCCGGCCAAAAAGTCGTCGGCGGCGCTGCAAGGATGAAGAACAAAACGCTGGCCGGTGCCGCACGCGTCTTGCCTGTCCGGCCGCGCCGAGTCCACGAGCCCTTCGCCGATCCCGAAACCGCCGTCCAGTTGGCGGACGAAAACGTCGGCGAATCGACTGATGAATCGGGCGTCCAAGTGATTGACGATCCGGATGCCCCGCGATCGCCCCGTATTAAGGTCCGCAAGAAACCCAAGAGCTCCCCCGCGACCAGCACCGACGAAGCCGAAGACGCATCGCAGAGCGACGTTCAAACAGTGGATGTTGCCGACGACGACTACACCGACCAATACGACGAAGGGGATTGGGAAGACGAAGCGGACGACGACGATTCGGTCACTCGTGAGTTGGATGTGGACGGCGAACAAGTCACGCTGCGTCAGGATGAACCTCACGAAGCCGTCAAAGCTCCGACGCCGGCCCCGAAGGTCAAGGTGCCCAACCGCGCGAAAGAAAAGCGTGACGATCGCGCCGAACTTTACGACGCGATGGAAGAAGACGCCCCGGCGGGCTCCGAAGACTATGTCCTGCCGCCACTGGAATTGCTGAACCCCAGCGAAGACGTTTGCTACGACGAACAACTGATCGAAGTCCGCCGCAAAGCCCAGTTGTTGGAAGAAGCGTTTCGCAATTTCAATCTGAACGTCCGCGTCGTGGAAATTGAAACGGGCCCCGTCATTGCCCAATACGAGATCGAATTGGAAGCCGGCTTACGGCTGAGCAAGATCACCGGTTTGGCGGATGACATCGCGATCGCATTGCGTGTTCCCAGCGTTCGAATCGTCGCGCCCATTCCCGGCAAAAACACTGTCGGTATCGAAGTCCCCAACGAAACTCGCCAAGTCGTGCGTCTGCGCGACGTGATCGAAGAATCGGGGGATCAGGCCGCGAAGATGAACATCCCGGTGTTCCTAGGACAAGATGTCAGCGGAAACCCGATGGTCGTCGACTTGGCCAAAATGCCTCACCTGTTGATCGCGGGTCGGACCGGTACGGGTAAATCGGTTTGTTTGAACGCAATCATCAGCAGCGTGCTGATGTGTTGTCGCCCGGATGAAGTCCGCATGCTGATGATCGACCCGAAGATGGTCGAATTGAGCGGCTACGGACAACTGCCACACTTGATGCACCCGGTCATCACCGACATGAAAAAGGCCGAAGCGATTCTGGCCTGGGCCGTGGAAAAGATGGAAGAACGTTACTCCTTGCTTGCCAAGGTGGGTGTGCGTCACATCAACAGCTTTAACGACCTGGGCCGCGAAGAAGTGCTGCGACGGTTGGAGGTCGAAGAAGAGGACGGTGGCGATAACGTTCCTGACAAATTGCCGTTCATCGTGATCGTCGCCGACGAAATGGCGGACTTGATGATGACGGCCGGCAAAGACGTCGAGCAACACATCATTCGACTGGCACAGAAGAGCCGTGCGGTCGGTATCCACTTGATCCTCGCAACGCAGAAACCGACCGTCGATGTCATCACCGGTTTGATCAAGAGTAACCTGCCGGCTCGGCTAAGCTTCCAGGTTGCCAGTAAGACCGACAGCCGGGTCGTGTTGGACGAAAACGGTGCGGACAAGCTGTTGGGCAATGGTGACATGCTGTTCCTGTGGCCCGGAACCAGCACGCTGATTCGTGGTCAGGGCACGTATCTGTCGGATAAAGAAATTGACGATGTGTGCGCCCACTGTAGTCGCGGCGAACAAAATTTCGTCGGCGAACTGATGAACCTGAAGGTCACCGAAGACGGGGAAGAAGGTGGCGATCTGGACGTCAACAACCTGCGCAAGAAAGACGAGCTGTACGAAAGCGCGATCGAAGTGGTGGTCCGCGAACAACGCGGCTCCATCTCGCTGATCCAACGCTGCTTGGGGATCGGATACGGCCGCGCCGCGCGGTTGATCGACTACATGGAAGAGGACGGGATCGTCAGCGCGTACAACGGCCAAAAGTCACGCGAAGTCATCATTTCGCCTGAACAGTGGCAACAGATGCAGGGGATCGAAGTCGAAGATTCCGAGTCCGATGGCGATGACGAATCCCATGAAGACGCCTACGAACACGCGGCCGACGGAGAGTACGTCGACTACGACGAGTAG
- a CDS encoding sulfatase family protein translates to MHRLLYQLNLFLTLGFCLVATQAVSASDAPNVIFVMADDLGIGDLSATNPDCKIDTPNLQTMADQGITFLDAHSSSAVCTPTRYGVITGRYNWRSRLAKGVLSGTSKHLIPADRPTVAHLLRKAGYHTQMIGKWHLGWDWQKTSEGKKSAIDFSQPVKNGPDINGFDGYYGHCGSLDMPPYVWVDTGKCTAIPVREEGVTRSEDAYGWYRKGPISPDFDVPQVLPHLFDKAVAHINERAADAKAGNPFFLYLPLPAPHTPIVPLPPFKGASGINPYADFVMQVDHHMGDLLAAIKKAGIDGNTLVFFTSDNGCSPEANFDVLKEHGHDPSAGYRGHKADIYEGGHRVPLIVRWPNGIQPGQTTDATCCLTDLYSTLRELTEQPAEDLGGEDSYSLVPVFNGAASTGRETLISHSIGGSFSIRKSDWKLCLSAGSGGWSDPREPAAKKQNLPPMQLFNLKQDRSEQHNLIDQNPDKVKELLQQLANEVHQGRSTPGNPVDNDRPITFLPAGVTMP, encoded by the coding sequence GTGCATCGTCTCCTCTATCAACTCAACTTGTTCTTGACTCTCGGTTTTTGCCTGGTTGCCACGCAAGCGGTGAGCGCCAGCGACGCACCCAACGTCATTTTTGTGATGGCGGACGATTTGGGGATCGGTGATCTTTCAGCGACGAATCCGGATTGCAAGATCGACACTCCGAACCTGCAAACCATGGCCGATCAGGGAATCACGTTCCTTGACGCGCACTCATCCAGCGCCGTTTGCACGCCGACGCGATATGGCGTGATCACCGGGCGGTACAACTGGCGTTCGCGTTTGGCAAAGGGGGTGTTGAGTGGAACCAGCAAGCACCTGATTCCGGCGGATCGTCCGACCGTGGCGCATCTGCTTCGCAAGGCCGGCTATCACACCCAGATGATTGGCAAGTGGCACCTGGGCTGGGACTGGCAGAAAACGTCCGAAGGCAAAAAGTCTGCGATCGACTTTAGTCAGCCGGTCAAGAACGGTCCGGACATCAATGGCTTTGATGGGTATTACGGCCATTGCGGCTCGCTGGACATGCCACCCTATGTCTGGGTCGACACGGGCAAGTGCACCGCCATCCCCGTCCGCGAAGAAGGCGTGACTCGATCGGAGGATGCTTATGGATGGTATCGAAAAGGACCCATCAGCCCTGATTTCGACGTCCCCCAGGTGTTGCCGCACTTGTTCGATAAAGCCGTCGCCCATATCAACGAACGTGCGGCGGATGCGAAAGCGGGAAATCCGTTTTTTCTGTACCTGCCGTTACCAGCACCTCACACACCGATCGTTCCCTTGCCGCCTTTCAAAGGTGCCAGCGGTATCAATCCTTATGCCGATTTTGTGATGCAAGTCGATCATCACATGGGTGACTTGCTAGCGGCGATCAAGAAGGCTGGCATTGATGGCAATACCCTCGTGTTTTTCACCAGCGACAACGGTTGTTCACCGGAAGCGAACTTCGACGTTTTGAAAGAACACGGCCATGACCCGAGCGCCGGATACCGGGGACACAAGGCCGATATCTATGAAGGCGGACATCGGGTGCCGCTGATCGTCCGTTGGCCCAACGGGATTCAACCGGGCCAGACCACCGACGCGACCTGCTGTTTGACCGATCTCTATTCGACGCTTCGTGAACTGACTGAGCAGCCCGCCGAAGACCTTGGCGGCGAAGATTCTTATAGCCTGGTTCCTGTTTTCAACGGCGCCGCATCCACCGGCCGAGAAACGCTGATCAGTCATTCCATCGGCGGATCGTTTTCCATCCGCAAAAGCGATTGGAAACTGTGCTTGTCGGCAGGCAGTGGTGGTTGGAGCGATCCTCGTGAACCCGCGGCGAAGAAGCAGAACCTACCGCCAATGCAGCTATTCAATCTGAAACAGGATCGAAGCGAACAGCACAACCTGATTGACCAGAATCCCGACAAGGTCAAAGAACTTCTGCAGCAGTTGGCAAACGAAGTCCACCAAGGACGCAGCACACCGGGCAATCCCGTCGACAACGATCGACCGATCACGTTTCTGCCCGCCGGCGTGACGATGCCCTGA
- a CDS encoding NAD(P)/FAD-dependent oxidoreductase, whose protein sequence is MNAAYDVAIVGSGFSGSLLATILADRGRRVALIDRQKHPRFAVGESSTPLADAILRHLGEQYGRPDWVNLSAYGSWKDTMPAVSCGLKRGFSYYRHHRQQPYRDGQGHDSSLLVAASRSDEAGDTHWYRPDVDHYFHQQAIKAGVADLTGWQLTGLDTASPHQIRLHDVRHDHQQSITADWLIDASGPAAAVARLLDRRPLAQPIRTRTSSTWMHVKGLPAWSDWLCRHDIGCDDDPFDADAAAVHHVLDQGWIWCLRFDNGITSVGWTSPGETLHGSLRSTIDDYPSLNELFSGATRRTEIYQAESFQRRFDPVLGPRCLMTPTAAFTLDPLHSTGIAVGLAGVARLADLILNQGDQPSALDQYRRLIQTEFLWLDDFVGTAYSVMPDFSRFSAACQWFMLAAIACEEQIQRSGFDCHRCLYSADNTAMRDVMRGGNRDLRGPLMTAKVTELLRRSALPFNTAGLFDPDVANRFAYTATKS, encoded by the coding sequence ATGAACGCCGCCTATGACGTTGCCATCGTTGGCTCGGGATTCTCCGGCAGTTTGCTGGCCACGATACTGGCGGATCGCGGACGCCGGGTCGCGTTGATTGATCGCCAAAAACATCCGCGTTTTGCCGTTGGTGAGTCATCGACGCCGCTGGCCGATGCGATTCTGCGGCACTTGGGTGAACAGTATGGTCGACCGGATTGGGTGAATCTGTCGGCCTATGGTTCGTGGAAAGACACGATGCCCGCGGTGTCGTGCGGATTAAAACGCGGGTTCAGTTACTATCGGCATCATCGACAACAACCCTACCGTGACGGCCAGGGGCATGATTCATCCTTGTTAGTGGCCGCCAGCCGAAGTGACGAAGCCGGCGACACGCACTGGTACCGGCCGGACGTCGATCACTACTTCCATCAGCAAGCGATCAAAGCCGGCGTGGCGGACCTGACCGGTTGGCAGCTCACGGGGCTAGATACCGCGTCGCCGCATCAGATTCGGCTTCATGATGTTCGGCATGACCATCAACAATCGATCACAGCAGACTGGTTGATCGATGCCAGCGGTCCGGCGGCGGCTGTTGCACGATTGTTAGATCGTCGACCGCTCGCCCAGCCGATCAGGACACGCACCAGTTCGACATGGATGCACGTCAAGGGATTGCCTGCTTGGTCCGACTGGCTGTGCCGTCATGACATCGGGTGTGACGACGATCCGTTTGATGCCGATGCCGCTGCGGTCCACCATGTTTTGGATCAAGGTTGGATTTGGTGCCTGCGGTTTGACAACGGGATCACGTCGGTCGGCTGGACATCGCCGGGGGAAACGTTGCACGGTTCCTTGCGATCGACCATCGACGACTATCCCAGCTTGAACGAGCTGTTCTCCGGTGCAACCCGGCGTACCGAAATCTACCAGGCGGAATCGTTTCAACGGAGGTTTGATCCTGTTCTGGGGCCGCGATGTTTGATGACACCCACGGCGGCGTTCACGTTGGATCCATTGCACAGCACGGGCATCGCAGTCGGTTTGGCCGGGGTGGCTCGGTTGGCTGATTTGATCCTGAACCAAGGCGACCAACCGTCGGCGCTCGACCAGTACCGGCGGTTGATTCAAACCGAGTTTCTGTGGTTGGACGACTTTGTCGGTACGGCCTATTCAGTGATGCCCGACTTTTCGCGTTTCTCCGCCGCTTGTCAGTGGTTCATGTTGGCCGCAATTGCCTGTGAAGAACAGATTCAGCGAAGCGGATTTGATTGTCACCGGTGCCTGTACAGTGCTGACAACACGGCGATGCGGGATGTGATGCGTGGCGGCAATCGTGACTTGCGTGGGCCGCTGATGACCGCGAAAGTCACTGAATTGCTGCGTCGGTCTGCTTTGCCCTTCAACACCGCTGGTCTTTTTGATCCCGACGTGGCCAATCGGTTTGCCTACACCGCAACGAAATCTTAG
- a CDS encoding Fe-S oxidoreductase, producing the protein MHRKETIGPLIQRNPLSADSAYQAFWEREAAGCGKSADVLTIMLAVSACPIRCTMCDLWRNTLVTKTPPGAVPHQIRRAIEQLHGDAPKSSRGGSENRPRWIKLYNSGCFFDHSSIPPDDYESIGRLVSGFDRVIVENHPRFDQGRLQNFARHIDGQLEIAVGLETVQPRWLNRMKKRMTRDTFDDYAMRLRSNDVDLRVFLIWGVPGASHVEASRWTIMSALHASRMGARHISIVPARRGNGWGEFKQPIPDSNPMDLALLQQQLIRKIGHQTVVTVDLWDMDRDQPADVREALEQIGELNQHQDIAMYQKP; encoded by the coding sequence ATGCACCGAAAGGAAACGATCGGTCCGTTGATTCAGCGTAATCCGCTGTCGGCCGATTCAGCGTATCAAGCATTCTGGGAACGCGAGGCGGCCGGTTGCGGAAAATCCGCCGACGTGTTGACCATCATGTTGGCGGTTTCGGCCTGCCCGATACGCTGCACCATGTGTGATCTTTGGCGAAACACACTGGTTACGAAAACACCGCCTGGTGCGGTCCCACATCAAATCCGGCGTGCAATCGAACAGTTGCATGGGGATGCACCGAAGTCCTCGCGTGGCGGTTCGGAAAATCGTCCACGTTGGATCAAACTGTATAACAGTGGCTGTTTTTTCGATCATTCCAGCATTCCACCGGATGACTATGAATCGATCGGTCGCCTGGTCAGCGGGTTCGATCGCGTCATCGTGGAAAACCATCCGCGATTCGATCAAGGACGGCTGCAGAATTTCGCACGACACATCGACGGGCAACTGGAGATCGCTGTCGGATTGGAAACGGTCCAGCCGCGATGGTTGAACCGCATGAAGAAGCGGATGACGCGGGACACGTTCGATGATTACGCGATGCGTTTACGATCCAACGACGTTGACCTGCGTGTCTTCTTGATTTGGGGCGTGCCCGGCGCGTCGCACGTGGAGGCGTCAAGGTGGACGATCATGTCGGCGCTCCATGCATCGCGAATGGGCGCAAGGCACATCAGCATTGTTCCGGCGCGACGTGGGAATGGATGGGGCGAATTCAAGCAACCGATTCCCGACTCGAATCCGATGGACTTGGCCCTTCTGCAACAACAACTGATCCGAAAAATCGGTCACCAAACCGTGGTGACGGTCGACTTGTGGGACATGGATCGCGATCAGCCTGCGGACGTGCGCGAAGCCTTGGAACAGATCGGTGAATTGAATCAACATCAAGATATAGCGATGTATCAGAAGCCATGA